The Xenopus tropicalis strain Nigerian chromosome 2, UCB_Xtro_10.0, whole genome shotgun sequence genome window below encodes:
- the LOC116408620 gene encoding vomeronasal type-2 receptor 26-like produces MSFLYNYRASWRFRRHLTAFLFAVNEINKNPDLLPNITLGFQIHDTCYSESLSIESALRILSGTRYMVPNYNCHKRGGLAAIVGHLLSSPSLSISTIISNYRIPQISYGAMDPSFSDREQFPSFFRTVPNQLSHHQAIIELLKHFGWVWVGIVASADESNAKSSSLLREQLISHGICVEFHVIFPVDKGETKRTNVLIKNSTATVIILYCNIGYFLQLMIGEHWEEIKGKVFVTSVTLTLIRENVYNFKTLYPLNGSLLFVTRRGNIHGMKDLMDYVPRRAIRHIEGMLFSLPSDRKGNPLNKSNSEPFRLTYSVYTAVYAVAHAFHDMVSKARKQPGFLSTGQWLRHFHPWQMIPHLNKVQFPTQSDGDFFFSDEGEMPGEFDILNCIVSPDGKDRMVEVGSYRSHPAQFHIKDSAIGWGSPYTEAPRSVCSSSCLPGSRKAKREGQPLCCYDCVPCEEGEVSNQTDMDYCMKCPKDQWPNKRRDRCLQRLVEFLSYQDPLGAGLGGASIGLSACAITILGVFIKFRATPVVRANNTNISYTLLVSLCLSFLSCLLFIGQPKPLACMVRQAAFGLAFSIAESSILAKAVTVAVAFRATSPDSQLRRWVGPRLPIYIVIGCSVGQAAICLAWMVLSPPFPDYDIQSEKGKMILICNEGSAVLLYVEISYLGVLALLSFTVAFLVRNLPDRFNEAKYITFSMLVFLSVWVSFIPSYLSTKGKYMVAVEIFAILGSSTGLLACIFIPKMCLILLKRGLSSKVHVTGMDNK; encoded by the exons ATGAGTTTCCTGTATAATTACAGGGCATCCTGGAGGTTCAGGCGCCACCTGACAgcatttttatttgctgttaaTGAAATCAACAAAAATCCAGACCTTTTGCCAAATATCACTCTGGGCTTCCAGATCCATGATACTTGTTATTCTGAGAGCCTGAGTATCGAGAGTGCCCTGAGAATCCTATCAGGAACCAGATATATGGTCCCCAATTATAACTGTCACAAGAGGGGAGGGTTGGCTGCCATTGTTGGGCATCTTCTGTCTTCTCCGTCTCTAAGTATCAGCACTATAATCAGTAACTACAGAATCCCACAG ATCAGCTATGGGGCGATGGACCCTTCCTTTTCTGACAGGGAGCAGTTTCCCTCTTTCTTCCGTACGGTTCCCAACCAGCTGTCCCACCACCAGGCCATCATAGAGCTCCTCAAGCACTTCGGCTGGGTTTGGGTTGGCATTGTGGCTTCTGCTGATGAGAGCAATGCCAAGTCCAGTAGCCTTCTGAGGGAGCAGCTCATCAGCCATGGGATTTGTGTGGAGTTTCATGTCATTTTTCCAGTAGATAAAGGGGAAACCAAAAGAACAAATGTTCTCATCAAGAACTCAACTGCAACTGTGATCATTTTATACTGCAACATCGGCTACTTCCTCCAGTTAATGATTGGTGAGCACTGGGAGGAAATAAAAGGGAAAGTCTTTGTTACTTCTGTTACTCTGACACTTATTCGAGAAAACGTGTATAATTTCAAAACTCTTTATCCGCTCAACGGCTCCCTGCTGTTTGTAACACGAAGAGGAAACATTCATGGTATGAAAGATCTCATGGATTATGTTCCTAGAAGGGCAATCAGGCACATAGAGGGAATGTTATTTTCTCTTCCCAGTGATAGGAAAGGAAATCCTTTAAACAAAAGCAATTCCGAGCCCTTCCGTCTCACCTACAGCGTCTATACAGCCGTGTATGCCGTGGCGCACGCGTTCCATGATATGGTCTCCAAGGCACGGAAACAACCAGGGTTCCTTTCCACTGGGCAATGGCTCAGACATTTCCACCCTTGGCAG ATGATCCCCCATCTAAATAAAGTACAATTTCCAACACAGAGCGATGGGGACTTTTTCTTCTCTGACGAAGGGGAAATGCCTGGAGAGTTCGATATCCTAAACTGCATTGTGTCCCCAGATGGGAAGGACCGAATGGTAGAAGTTGGCAGCTACAGGTCTCATCCTGCCCAGTTCCACATTAAAGATAGCGCCATAGGGTGGGGGAGCCCATATACAGAG GCTCCCCGCTCTGTGTGCAGTAGCAGCTGCCTCCCCGGCTCCAGGAAAGCCAAACGGGAAGGACAACCCCTCTGTTGCTATGATTGTGTTCCTTGTGAGGAGGGAGAAGTCTCTAATCAAACTG ATATGGACTATTGTATGAAATGCCCAAAGGACCAGTGGCCCAATAAGAGAAGGGATAGGTGCCTCCAAAGGTTGGTGGAATTTCTCTCCTACCAAGACCCACTGGGTGCAGGTTTGGGTGGGGCCTCCATTGGCCTTTCTGCTTGTGCAATAACAATACTGGGAGTTTTCATCAAATTCCGTGCAACGCCTGTTGTTAGAgccaataatacaaatataagctACACCCTCCtggtgtctctctgtctctcgtTCCTCTCGTGCCTGCTCTTTATAGGCCAACCTAAACCTCTCGCGTGCATGGTCAGacaagctgcctttgggttggcttTCTCCATTGCTGAATCCTCTATACTCGCTAAAGCCGTCACAGTTGCCGTTGCCTTCAGAGCTACATCCCCAGACAGCCAGCTGAGAAGGTGGGTTGGACCCAGACTGCCCATCTATATAGTCATTGGCTGCTCGGTGGGACAGGCAGCCATTTGCTTAGCATGGATGGTCCTCTCTCCACCATTCCCAGACTACGACATCCAATCAGAGAAAGGAAAGATGATCCTTATCTGCAATGAGGGATCAGCTGTTCTGCTTTATGTGGAGATTTCCTACCTGGGGGTTTTGGCTCTGTTGAGCTTCACTGTTGCGTTTCTTGTGAGGAACTTACCCGACCGCTTCAATGAGGCCAaatacatcactttcagcatgttgGTGTTCCTCAGCGTCTGGGTCTCTTTCATCCCCTCCTACCTGAGCACCAAAGGAAAATACATGGTGGccgtggagatatttgccatcctgGGTTCCAGCACAGGGTTACTGGCTTGTATATTTATACCCAAAATGTGTCTTATTCTACTGAAGAGAGGCCTCAGCTCTAAAGTACATGTCACGGGCATGGATAATAAATAA
- the LOC100489326 gene encoding ecto-ADP-ribosyltransferase 5 isoform X3 has protein sequence MPNAFDDEYEGCAEELERDSMPKVLKMETYQNPVFGLAWKRAEKDWNKVKSTLRLPLGFTDAFGTAIRVYTTDWPEGNPLYKAFNGNVSSAGRSREHYMEHFHFKALHFYLTRAMQVLRRNSRRRYRTYRGTDGSYEVSEELLRFGRFTSSSLNVEVAKGYNAGLLFEITTCFGVDIHRVSFFPKEREVLIPVAEKFHYVGKRDNIYVMNSTCQLCTYFNCAYLGGKCPRGLHSTGTSIKWYM, from the coding sequence ATGCCCAACGCCTTCGACGATGAGTACGAGGGCTGCGCTGaggagctggagagggactccATGCCCAAGGTCCTCAAGATGGAAACGTATCAGAACCCCGTTTTTGGGTTGGCTTGGAAACGGGCGGAAAAAGACTGGAACAAAGTGAAATCTACTTTGCGCCTTCCCCTGGGATTTACCGACGCTTTTGGGACCGCCATTCGGGTTTATACAACGGACTGGCCGGAAGGGAACCCCCTGTACAAAGCCTTTAATGGCAACGTGAGCTCGGCCGGCAGGTCCAGGGAGCACTACATGGAGCACTTCCACTTCAAAGCTCTCCACTTCTACCTGACCAGAGCCATGCAGGTTCTCCGGCGCAACTCAAGGAGGCGCTACCGCACCTACAGGGGGACCGACGGCTCCTACGAGGTCTCTGAGGAGCTTCTGCGCTTCGGCAGGTTCACATCCTCGTCTCTGAACGTGGAGGTGGCCAAAGGGTACAACGCGGGGCTATTGTTTGAGATAACAACCTGCTTTGGGGTGGACATCCACAGGGTTTCCTTCTTCCCCAAAGAGAGGGAAGTTCTGATCCCGGTGGCGGAGAAGTTCCATTACGTGGGGAAGAGGGACAATATCTACGTCATGAACAGTACCTGCCAGCTCTGCACCTACTTCAACTGCGCCTACCTGGGAGGTAAGTGCCCCAGGGGCCTTCACTCTACAGGAACCTCCATTAAATGGTATATGTGA
- the LOC100489326 gene encoding ecto-ADP-ribosyltransferase 5 isoform X1 yields the protein MSRLFLLCIALCPDLLGDIPDYYEVIGAERISNGSCPGQDPVRSYNPAPKRKCNLLNLDLMPNAFDDEYEGCAEELERDSMPKVLKMETYQNPVFGLAWKRAEKDWNKVKSTLRLPLGFTDAFGTAIRVYTTDWPEGNPLYKAFNGNVSSAGRSREHYMEHFHFKALHFYLTRAMQVLRRNSRRRYRTYRGTDGSYEVSEELLRFGRFTSSSLNVEVAKGYNAGLLFEITTCFGVDIHRVSFFPKEREVLIPVAEKFHYVGKRDNIYVMNSTCQLCTYFNCAYLGGKCPRGLHSTGTSIKWYM from the exons ATGAGCCGACTCTTCCTGCTCTGTATCGCCCTGTGTCCGGACCTGCTGGGGGACATCCCAG ATTACTATGAAGTGATTGGGGCGGAGAGAATCAGCAATGGAAGTTGCCCCGGGCAGGACCCAGTCAGGAGCTACAACCCTGCGCCAAAG AGGAAATGTAACCTCCTGAACCTGGACCTAATGCCCAACGCCTTCGACGATGAGTACGAGGGCTGCGCTGaggagctggagagggactccATGCCCAAGGTCCTCAAGATGGAAACGTATCAGAACCCCGTTTTTGGGTTGGCTTGGAAACGGGCGGAAAAAGACTGGAACAAAGTGAAATCTACTTTGCGCCTTCCCCTGGGATTTACCGACGCTTTTGGGACCGCCATTCGGGTTTATACAACGGACTGGCCGGAAGGGAACCCCCTGTACAAAGCCTTTAATGGCAACGTGAGCTCGGCCGGCAGGTCCAGGGAGCACTACATGGAGCACTTCCACTTCAAAGCTCTCCACTTCTACCTGACCAGAGCCATGCAGGTTCTCCGGCGCAACTCAAGGAGGCGCTACCGCACCTACAGGGGGACCGACGGCTCCTACGAGGTCTCTGAGGAGCTTCTGCGCTTCGGCAGGTTCACATCCTCGTCTCTGAACGTGGAGGTGGCCAAAGGGTACAACGCGGGGCTATTGTTTGAGATAACAACCTGCTTTGGGGTGGACATCCACAGGGTTTCCTTCTTCCCCAAAGAGAGGGAAGTTCTGATCCCGGTGGCGGAGAAGTTCCATTACGTGGGGAAGAGGGACAATATCTACGTCATGAACAGTACCTGCCAGCTCTGCACCTACTTCAACTGCGCCTACCTGGGAGGTAAGTGCCCCAGGGGCCTTCACTCTACAGGAACCTCCATTAAATGGTATATGTGA
- the LOC100493422 gene encoding ecto-ADP-ribosyltransferase 5-like has translation MDNAMALLALQLSPGVAAGVYFPAMRLLLFCISLGILGLCMAPQVGAETYQLRYKSDAFDDQYIGCADKMEKHMFLVLKKEKLNREFGSAWDNATEKWEEIEPTLELPDEFRDEYGIALLVYTNDYPEGNPIFRQLNNNVSAAGVSRDHYMREFHFKALHFYLTRALQLLKPDCNRTLTAYRGSDATYSLSSLFHFRQFTSSSLDKKVALRFGMGSVFRIETCFGASIRDFSFFPAEAEVLIPVTEQFRFVKQVKSLYVVESTGVQCSYFNCAYLGGEGISADWC, from the exons ATGGACAACGCAATGGCTCTGCTTGCGCTGCAGCTTAGCCCCGGAGTAGCGGCGGGTGTTTACT TCCCAGCAATGAGGCTTCTGCTTTTCTGCATTTCTCTTGGGATACTGGGTCTGTGTATGGCTCCTCAG GTGGGGGCTGAGACCTACCAGCTGAGATATAAATCGGACGCATTTGATGATCAGTACATCGGCTGCGCAGACAAGATGGAGAAACACATGTTTCTGGTGCTGAAGAAGGAGAAGTTGAACAGAGAATTCGGCTCCGCTTGGGATAATGCGACGGAAAAGTGGGAGGAGATAGAGCCCACGTTGGAGCTTCCGGACGAGTTCCGGGATGAGTACGGAATCGCCCTATTGGTCTATACAAACGATTATCCCGAGGGGAACCCCATATTCCGACAGCTGAACAACAACGTGAGCGCGGCCGGGGTCTCTAGGGATCATTACATGAGGGAGTTTCACTTCAAGGCCCTTCACTTCTACCTGACGCGGGCGCTGCAGCTCCTCAAACCCGACTGTAACAGGACGCTCACGGCCTACCGGGGCAGCGACGCCACCTACAGCCTCTCGTCTCTTTTTCACTTTCGCCAATTCACCTCCTCCTCTCTCGATAAAAAGGTGGCACTGCGGTTTGGTATGGGCTCCGTATTCCGCATAGAGACCTGCTTCGGGGCCTCCATACGAGACTTCTCGTTCTTCCCGGCGGAGGCAGAAGTGTTAATTCCTGTCACGGAGCAGTTCCGATTCGTCAAACAGGTCAAATCGCTGTACGTGGTGGAGAGCACCGGGGTGCAATGCAGTTACTTCAACTGCGCCTACCTGGGAGGTGAGGGGATCTCTGCTGATTGGTGCTAA
- the art5l1 gene encoding uncharacterized protein art5l1 — protein MDTEGNESGSERRQCEGQEERIAAIEEVMGANQQRWGDSEKQMDALEIDAHISAKEFDTKIDTLTKVMFVLFLQSNYSTEISALQEEIARVQEMSQAGLLISRGLRDYKLPELVQRLSDFKKETAQTMGTHSAGISALEKKLYYIIDLYMESSKRHVTMNQRAAEIKEDIYFLKKIIFGLVIIVVTVLCLIIWPSRGAAPKRTPRY, from the exons ATGGATACGGAGGGGAATGAAAGTGGCAGTGAGAGGCGGCAGTGCGAGGGGCAGGAGGAGAGAATCGCTGCCATAGAGGAAGTGATGGGCGCAAACCAGCAGCGATGGGGCGACAGCGAGAAGCAAATGGACGCCCTCGAGATCGACGCCCACATCAGCGCAAAggagtttg ACACAAAAATCGATACCCTGACCAAAGTGATGTTCGTCCTGTTCCTCCAATCAAATTACTCCACCGAGATCTCCGCTCTGCAAGAAGAGATCGCCAGAGTGCAGGAGATGAGCCAGGCCGGTCTCTTAATATCCCGGGGGCTGAGAG ACTATAAACTGCCGGAGTTGGTGCAAAGACTGAGCGACTTTAAGAAAGAGACAGCGCAGACCATGGGGACCCACAGCGCCGGAATCTCTGCCCTGGaaaagaaattatattatataatcgACCTTTATATGGAAAGCAGCAAACGTCACGTGACTATGAACCAACGCGCAG CAGAAATAAAGGAAGATATTTATTTTCTGAAGAAAATCATCTTTGGACTCGTCATTATCGTCGTTACTGTCCTCTGCCTGATTATATGGCCCAGCCGAGGGGCCGCACCAAAACGGACCCCCCGTTATTAG
- the LOC100489326 gene encoding ecto-ADP-ribosyltransferase 5 isoform X2 gives MSRLFLLCIALCPDLLGDIPDYYEVIGAERISNGSCPGQDPVRSYNPAPKRKCNLLNLDLMPNAFDDEYEGCAEELERDSMPKVLKMETYQNPVFGLAWKRAEKDWNKVKSTLRLPLGFTDAFGTAIRVYTTDWPEGNPLYKAFNGNVSSAGRSREHYMEHFHFKALHFYLTRAMQVLRRNSRRRYRTYRGTDGSYEVSEELLRFGRFTSSSLNVEVAKGYNAGLLFEITTCFGVDIHRVSFFPKEREVLIPVAEKFHYVGKRDNIYVMNSTCQLCTYFNCAYLGEEKREVPVCSSGLQ, from the exons ATGAGCCGACTCTTCCTGCTCTGTATCGCCCTGTGTCCGGACCTGCTGGGGGACATCCCAG ATTACTATGAAGTGATTGGGGCGGAGAGAATCAGCAATGGAAGTTGCCCCGGGCAGGACCCAGTCAGGAGCTACAACCCTGCGCCAAAG AGGAAATGTAACCTCCTGAACCTGGACCTAATGCCCAACGCCTTCGACGATGAGTACGAGGGCTGCGCTGaggagctggagagggactccATGCCCAAGGTCCTCAAGATGGAAACGTATCAGAACCCCGTTTTTGGGTTGGCTTGGAAACGGGCGGAAAAAGACTGGAACAAAGTGAAATCTACTTTGCGCCTTCCCCTGGGATTTACCGACGCTTTTGGGACCGCCATTCGGGTTTATACAACGGACTGGCCGGAAGGGAACCCCCTGTACAAAGCCTTTAATGGCAACGTGAGCTCGGCCGGCAGGTCCAGGGAGCACTACATGGAGCACTTCCACTTCAAAGCTCTCCACTTCTACCTGACCAGAGCCATGCAGGTTCTCCGGCGCAACTCAAGGAGGCGCTACCGCACCTACAGGGGGACCGACGGCTCCTACGAGGTCTCTGAGGAGCTTCTGCGCTTCGGCAGGTTCACATCCTCGTCTCTGAACGTGGAGGTGGCCAAAGGGTACAACGCGGGGCTATTGTTTGAGATAACAACCTGCTTTGGGGTGGACATCCACAGGGTTTCCTTCTTCCCCAAAGAGAGGGAAGTTCTGATCCCGGTGGCGGAGAAGTTCCATTACGTGGGGAAGAGGGACAATATCTACGTCATGAACAGTACCTGCCAGCTCTGCACCTACTTCAACTGCGCCTACCTGGGAG AGGAGAAGCGAGAAGTTCCTGTGTGCAGCTCTG GTCTCCAATAA